A single Phoenix dactylifera cultivar Barhee BC4 chromosome 1, palm_55x_up_171113_PBpolish2nd_filt_p, whole genome shotgun sequence DNA region contains:
- the LOC120110899 gene encoding pentatricopeptide repeat-containing protein At3g02490, mitochondrial-like, producing MALKPFPNPKPNSSQILWNPNLKSQRLQRIERLKHSKMRNGWKALCLRSFSRISAQSSRIGFLNLQVRAPEPQNATFLAPFLGRHTLGNPRDRYFSSKPAIDRKDHNHALVTEIFSKPIGSDEIKAELESLNLSLDQETVNLVLWDLEGSPEIARRFFDWVSERGTVRLNSRSYNLMLEIVGTKGRSEEFWAFVEIMKKKGFGLSKDAYLKVSESFKEKEMEKDFNLLKEICFLNSHENVVGRMCSQICKILRQEDESSEIIQKKLEDLGVSLSSDLVVAVLERISSYPKKALRFFRWVEEDGSFKIDGRVYNAMARVLGREDCVEEFCDVLHKIRNGRYQLEPETYIKVLERFLERKMSAEAVNLYAFVLDSSEKPSPRDFILLLRKIVVSKDPELNLITRVVRTFINAGNSMEGSVLGTVLKSLSSVGKLGECDKILKAMEEGGFVADSSVHDRVVVGLVNSGRFDDALEYLDNGEKSGYSLDPKTWASLVQKHSLAGELDKALQCFYKMIERKDGENVGCAIEVLVNGFYQKDRAKDAYKILKDLVTKKNVEPWHTTYNFLIESLISQGYIKEACSLLGLMKTHGYPPFIDPFIGYISKSGTVDDALSFLKAMTVKEFPSKTVYLHMFEELLKAGRHQVAHGILSKSPGCVRNHADVLDLFYLMKPDEATAAAS from the coding sequence ATGGCGCTTAAACCCTTTCCAAACCCTAAACCTAACTCATCTCAGATTCTCTGGAACCCTAATCTTAAATCCCAACGCCTGCAACGGATAGAACGCCTGAAACACAGCAAGATGAGGAACGGGTGGAAGGCACTGTGTCTCCGGAGCTTTTCTCGGATCTCTGCTCAAAGCTCGAGAATTGGATTCCTAAATCTCCAGGTGAGAGCTCCGGAACCCCAAAATGCTACCTTTCTTGCTCCGTTTCTCGGCCGGCATACTCTTGGAAACCCTAGAGACCGCTATTTCTCGTCGAAGCCGGCTATCGATCGCAAGGACCATAATCACGCCCTCGTGACGGAGATCTTTTCGAAGCCTATCGGTTCTGATGAGATCAAGGCTGAATTAGAGTCCCTCAATCTCTCGCTGGACCAAGAGACTGTGAACCTGGTGCTCTGGGATCTCGAAGGGAGCCCTGAGATCGCTCGGAGGTTCTTTGATTGGGTTTCGGAGAGAGGTACTGTCAGGTTGAACTCGAGGTCATATAATTTAATGCTTGAGATCGTGGGCACGAAGGGCCGGTCAGAGGAATTTTGGGCTTTTGTTGAAATCATGAAGAAAAAAGGGTTCGGTTTATCAAAAGACGCCTACTTGAAAGTCTCAGAGAGTTTCAAAGAGAAGGAAATGGAGAAGGATTTCAATTTGTTGAAGGAAATATGTTTCTTGAATTCCCACGAGAATGTAGTTGGGAGAATGTGTTCTCAAATTTGCAAGATTTTGAGACAAGAGGATGAATCAAGTGAAATCATTCAAAAGAAACTAGAAGACTTGGGTGTAAGTTTGTCATCTGATTTGGTCGTTGCAGTCTTGGAAAGGATTAGCTCATATCCTAAGAAGGCTTTAAGGTTTTTCCGATGGGTTGAGGAAGATGGATCTTTTAAAATCGATGGTAGAGTTTACAATGCGATGGCCAGGGTTCTGGGTCGAGAAGATTGTGTCGAGGAGTTTTGTGATGTTCTTCATAAGATCAGAAATGGCAGATATCAATTGGAGCCAGAAACATATATCAAGGTGTTGGAAAGGTTTCTAGAGAGGAAAATGAGTGCAGAGGCCGTGAACCTTTATGCGTTTGTGCTGGACAGTTCAGAGAAGCCTTCACCTCGGGATTTCATATTATTGTTGAGAAAAATAGTGGTAAGTAAAGACCCAGAATTGAATTTGATTACTAGGGTTGTTCGTACTTTTATAAATGCCGGAAATTCTATGGAAGGATCGGTTCTTGGTACAGTACTTAAATCACTGAGTAGCGTTGGTAAACTAGGAGAGTGTGATAAGATCTTGAAGGCCATGGAAGAAGGAGGCTTTGTAGCAGACAGTTCCGTGCATGATCGGGTTGTGGTTGGACTTGTCAATAGTGGGAGATTCGATGATGCGCTCGAGTATTTAGATAATGGGGAAAAATCCGGGTATAGTTTGGATCCAAAGACATGGGCATCTTTAGTTCAAAAACATTCTCTGGCTGGCGAGTTAGATAAGGCATTGCAGTGTTTCTATAAGATgatagaaagaaaggatggTGAGAAtgttggttgtgccattgaagTTTTGGTGAATGGGTTTTACCAGAAAGACAGAGCAAAAGATGCATACAAGATACTTAAGGATTTGGTCACTAAAAAGAATGTAGAGCCTTGGCACACCACATACAACTTTCTGATTGAAAGTCTGATAAGTCAAGGATATATCAAAGAAGCTTGCAGTCTTCTGGGGTTGATGAAAACCCATGGGTATCCTCCTTTTATTGACCCATTCATTGGCTATATATCCAAGTCCGGAACTGTGGATGATGCCTTGAGCTTTTTGAAGGCAATGACTGTGAAGGAATTCCCTTCAAAAACAGTGTACCTGCATATGTTTGAAGAATTGCTCAAGGCAGGGAGGCATCAGGTGGCACATGGTATACTTTCTAAATCTCCGGGATGTGTTCGTAACCATGCTGATGTCTTGGATCTCTTCTACTTAATGAAGCCAGATGAAGCTACTGCAGCAGCTTcatag
- the LOC103712841 gene encoding BTB/POZ domain-containing protein At5g47800-like isoform X2: protein MKYMKLGTKPDTFYTEEAVRSVLSDVPTDIIIHINSTKYLLHKFPLLLKCGLLQRLCSDAEDDSDQPIPIALHDVPGGEEAFELCAKFCYGITINLSAHNFAQAVSAARFLRMTESVAKGNVIAKLESFFQSCVLRGWKDPIATLQSVGKLSGWLDNPRIVQPCMDVIIEKILADPSKVTWSFTYTRPGYTKKDRRSVPKDWWTEDVSELELDLFRSIISTVRVTKKLPPALIGEALHVYACKHLPDPMEGQGVAQSSTVRTGETLAKGKRVLESIVSMIPSEPGSVSVGFLLRLLKVANYVGASPSTKAELVRRSGRQLDEATASDLLIPLPSNPQEYDVGAVEAVLENFLVQLRRPMPPEESRRMLGSMARVANIFDSYLQVIAQDTDFPVSKFCDLAGSLPEMARQEHDGLYRAIDTYLET, encoded by the exons ATGAAGTACATGAAACTTGGAACAAAGCCAGACACTTTCTACACAGAAGAAGCCGTAAG ATCAGTGCTGTCGGATGTACCAACTGACATTATCATACACATTAACAGCACGAAATACCTATTGCATAAg TTTCCGCTTCTCCTGAAGTGTGGCCTCCTACAACGCCTTTGCTCCGACGCTGAGGACGATTCCGACCAACCAATTCCCATAGCTCTTCACGATGTGCCTGGGGGGGAAGAAGCATTTGAGCTCTGCGCGAAGTTCTGTTACGGAATCACCATCAATCTCAGCGCCCACAACTTCGCGCAGGCAGTCTCTGCAGCCAGGTTCCTACGGATGACCGAGTCAGTGGCCAAGGGAAATGTCATTGCGAAGCTCGAGTCGTTCTTCCAATCGTGCGTCCTCCGGGGCTGGAAGGACCCAATTGCAACGCTCCAGTCTGTAGGGAAGCTGTCAGGTTGGTTGGATAATCCTAGGATTGTGCAGCCATGCATGGATGTCATCATTGAAAAAATCCTTGCAGACCCATCAAAG GTTACGTGGTCCTTCACATACACCAGGCCAGGCTACACCAAGAAGGATCGCCGTTCTGTCCCCAAGGACTGGTGGACTGAGGATGTTTCCGAGCTCGAGCTCGACCTCTTCCGATCGATAATCTCCACCGTCAGGGTAACAAAGAAGCTCCCTCCGGCACTCATCGGAGAAGCTCTCCATGTCTATGCATGCAAGCACCTCCCAGACCCAATGGAGGGCCAAGGCGTAGCTCAAAGCTCCACTGTTCGAACCGGAGAAACCCTAGCCAAGGGCAAGCGCGTGCTGGAGTCCATCGTCAGCATGATTCCCAGTGAACCAGGTTCGGTCTCTGTCGGGTTCTTGTTAAGGTTGCTGAAAGTTGCCAACTATGTTGGGGCTTCGCCGTCGACCAAAGCCGAGCTAGTTAGGCGATCAGGCCGGCAGTTGGATGAAGCAACAGCGAGCGACCTGCTCATTCCACTGCCTTCAAACCCACAGGAGTATGATGTTGGTGCAGTGGAAGCGGTATTAGAGAATTTCCTGGTTCAACTTCGCCGACCCATGCCTCCAGAAGAGAGTAGGAGGATGCTCGGGTCAATGGCGAGGGTCGCAAACATCTTCGACTCCTACTTGCAAGTCATTGCGCAAGACACTGACTTCCCAGTGTCAAAATTCTGTGATCTTGCAGGGTCCCTGCCAGAAATGGCACGACAAGAGCACGACGGGCTCTATCGAGCCATTGATACTTACCTTGAG ACTTGA
- the LOC103712841 gene encoding BTB/POZ domain-containing protein At5g47800-like isoform X1, translated as MKYMKLGTKPDTFYTEEAVRSVLSDVPTDIIIHINSTKYLLHKFPLLLKCGLLQRLCSDAEDDSDQPIPIALHDVPGGEEAFELCAKFCYGITINLSAHNFAQAVSAARFLRMTESVAKGNVIAKLESFFQSCVLRGWKDPIATLQSVGKLSGWLDNPRIVQPCMDVIIEKILADPSKVTWSFTYTRPGYTKKDRRSVPKDWWTEDVSELELDLFRSIISTVRVTKKLPPALIGEALHVYACKHLPDPMEGQGVAQSSTVRTGETLAKGKRVLESIVSMIPSEPGSVSVGFLLRLLKVANYVGASPSTKAELVRRSGRQLDEATASDLLIPLPSNPQEYDVGAVEAVLENFLVQLRRPMPPEESRRMLGSMARVANIFDSYLQVIAQDTDFPVSKFCDLAGSLPEMARQEHDGLYRAIDTYLEEHPDLSKAERKRLCRMINCQKLSPAARSHAIENDRLPLRTIVHLLFVEQERVGSAGRNQGAPPVRSSNEVSAARVAQDDSRRLRQGSEEGLQHRGEPVQGGGRIKSVEMLRMGRSTSESRMTRKDKERAVEKGEGSGSKIRLNQ; from the exons ATGAAGTACATGAAACTTGGAACAAAGCCAGACACTTTCTACACAGAAGAAGCCGTAAG ATCAGTGCTGTCGGATGTACCAACTGACATTATCATACACATTAACAGCACGAAATACCTATTGCATAAg TTTCCGCTTCTCCTGAAGTGTGGCCTCCTACAACGCCTTTGCTCCGACGCTGAGGACGATTCCGACCAACCAATTCCCATAGCTCTTCACGATGTGCCTGGGGGGGAAGAAGCATTTGAGCTCTGCGCGAAGTTCTGTTACGGAATCACCATCAATCTCAGCGCCCACAACTTCGCGCAGGCAGTCTCTGCAGCCAGGTTCCTACGGATGACCGAGTCAGTGGCCAAGGGAAATGTCATTGCGAAGCTCGAGTCGTTCTTCCAATCGTGCGTCCTCCGGGGCTGGAAGGACCCAATTGCAACGCTCCAGTCTGTAGGGAAGCTGTCAGGTTGGTTGGATAATCCTAGGATTGTGCAGCCATGCATGGATGTCATCATTGAAAAAATCCTTGCAGACCCATCAAAG GTTACGTGGTCCTTCACATACACCAGGCCAGGCTACACCAAGAAGGATCGCCGTTCTGTCCCCAAGGACTGGTGGACTGAGGATGTTTCCGAGCTCGAGCTCGACCTCTTCCGATCGATAATCTCCACCGTCAGGGTAACAAAGAAGCTCCCTCCGGCACTCATCGGAGAAGCTCTCCATGTCTATGCATGCAAGCACCTCCCAGACCCAATGGAGGGCCAAGGCGTAGCTCAAAGCTCCACTGTTCGAACCGGAGAAACCCTAGCCAAGGGCAAGCGCGTGCTGGAGTCCATCGTCAGCATGATTCCCAGTGAACCAGGTTCGGTCTCTGTCGGGTTCTTGTTAAGGTTGCTGAAAGTTGCCAACTATGTTGGGGCTTCGCCGTCGACCAAAGCCGAGCTAGTTAGGCGATCAGGCCGGCAGTTGGATGAAGCAACAGCGAGCGACCTGCTCATTCCACTGCCTTCAAACCCACAGGAGTATGATGTTGGTGCAGTGGAAGCGGTATTAGAGAATTTCCTGGTTCAACTTCGCCGACCCATGCCTCCAGAAGAGAGTAGGAGGATGCTCGGGTCAATGGCGAGGGTCGCAAACATCTTCGACTCCTACTTGCAAGTCATTGCGCAAGACACTGACTTCCCAGTGTCAAAATTCTGTGATCTTGCAGGGTCCCTGCCAGAAATGGCACGACAAGAGCACGACGGGCTCTATCGAGCCATTGATACTTACCTTGAG GAGCACCCAGACTTGAGCAAGGCAGAGAGGAAGCGGCTCTGCCGGATGATCAACTGCCAAAAGCTGTCCCCTGCTGCACGCTCGCATGCAATAGAAAACGACCGCCTGCCCTTGCGCACGATCGTGCACCTCCTGTTTGTAGAACAGGAGAGGGTGGGCAGCGCCGGCAGGAACCAAGGGGCTCCTCCCGTTCGATCATCGAATGAGGTCTCGGCCGCAAGGGTCGCTCAAGATGACAGTAGAAGGCTGAGACAGGGATCAGAAGAAGGGCTTCAACACAGAGGAGAGCCAGTACAAGGTGGTGGAAGGATCAAGAGTGTAGAGATGCTGAGGATGGGGAGATCGACATCAGAGTCTAGAATGACCAGGAAGGACAAGGAGAGAGCAGTGGAGAAAGGGGAAGGATCCGGGAGCAAGATCAGACTCAACCAATAA